One window of Triticum dicoccoides isolate Atlit2015 ecotype Zavitan chromosome 5A, WEW_v2.0, whole genome shotgun sequence genomic DNA carries:
- the LOC119303787 gene encoding phenylacetaldehyde reductase-like — protein MATGVGEARGETVLVTGASGFIGSWTVRLLLARGYAVHAAVLNPDDKAETEHLLALAGGDEARVRFFPCDLLDGAAMLAAARGCSGVFHLASPCTVDRVLDPQKELVVPAVEGTLNVLRAAKDAGGVRRVVVTSSVSAVVPCPGWPAGEVLDERCWTDIDYCDKNGVWYPASKTLAEKAAWKFAEENGLDVVVVNPGTVLGPMIPPRINASMAMFLRLLEGCTEEYKNFFIGPVHVEDVALAHITLFENPSASGRHLCVEPICHWSDFASKVAELYPDYKVPKFREDTQPGLVRAEAVPKKLMALGLQFTPLEKIIRDAVESLRSRGCIA, from the exons ATGGCGACAGGAGTTGGGGAGGCCAGGGGGGAGACGGTGCTGGTCACCGGCGCCAGCGGCTTCATCGGCTCCTGGACcgtgcgcctcctcctcgcccgcgGCTACGCCGTCCACGCCGCCGTCCTCAACCCCG ATGACAAGGCCGAGACGGAGCACCTCCTGGCGCTCGCCGGCGGCGACGAGGCCCGCGTCCGCTTCTTCCCGTGCGACCTCCTCGACGGCGCCGCCATGCTCGCCGCCGCGCGCGGCTGCTCCGGCGTCTTCCACCTCGCCTCGCCCTGCACCGTCGACCGCGTCCTCGACCCCCAG AAGGAGCTGGTGGTGCCGGCCGTGGAGGGGACGCTCAACGTGCTGCGCGCCGCCAAGGACGCCGGGGGGGTGCGCCGGGTGGTGGTGACCTCGTCCGTCTCCGCCGTCGTGCCCTGCCCCGGGTGGCCCGCCGGCGAGGTCCTCGACGAGCGCTGCTGGACCGACATAGACTACTGCGACAAGAACGGG GTCTGGTACCCTGCTTCAAAGACACTGGCTGAGAAGGCAGCGTGGAAGTTTGCAGAGGAGAATGGACTGGATGTGGTTGTGGTCAATCCAGGGACAGTTTTAGGCCCGATGATTCCACCGAGGATCAATGCTAGCATGGCCATGTTTCTCCGCTTGCTTGAAG GCTGCACCGAGGAGTACAAGAATTTCTTCATCGGGCCAGTCCACGTGGAAGACGTCGCGTTAGCCCATATCACGCTGTTCGAGAACCCATCTGCATCCGGGAGGCACCTCTGCGTGGAGCCCATCTGTCACTGGAGCGATTTCGCGTCCAAAGTCGCCGAGCTCTACCCCGACTACAAAGTCCCAAA GTTCCGTGAGGACACGCAGCCTGGGCTGGTGAGAGCGGAGGCGGTGCCGAAGAAGCTGATGGCGCTGGGCCTGCAGTTCACTCCGTTGGAGAAGATCATCAGGGACGCCGTGGAGAGCCTCCGGAGCAGAGGGTGCATCGCCTGA